The sequence CTGCACTTCTCCGACGTCATCCGTCTGGCCGCCACCTACACCGTGGCCGCGATGCTGGAGCGCAACGACTACCGGCAGCGCTTCGAGGACGGCAAGCCCATCTACATCCACGAGTTCCTCTATCCGCTGGCCCAGGCCTACGACTCCGTCCAGTTGAAATCCGACCTCGAGATCGGCGGCACCGACCAGCTCTTCAACTTCGTCACCACCCGGGAGATCATGAAACGCCACGATCTCGAGCCCGAGATCGTGGTCACCGTCCCCCTGCTCGAGGGCACCGACGGCGTCGAGAAGATGTCCAAGTCCCTGGGCAACTACATCGGCATCAACGAGCCCCCGGAGCAGATCTACGGCAAGACGATGAGCATCCCCGACGAGCTGATCGTCCGCTACTTCACCCTGACCACCGACGTGGCGCCCGCTAAGGTGCGCAACCTCGAGCGCGAGATGTCCGCCGGGGAGCTCAACCCCCGCGACGCCAAGGCCCGCCTGGCCCGGGAACTCGTCCGCCTCTACCACGGACGCGCCGCCGTCGCCGCCGCCGAGGAACACTTCACCAAAGTCGTCCGCCGAAAACAACTGCCCGATGAGATCGGCGATTACACCGTCAAGCAGGACGAGAACTGGATCTGCGCCGTAATGAAGGACATCGGCTTCGCCAAGAGCAACGGTGAAGCGCGACGTCTGATCCAGCAGGGGGCCGTCCGCCTCGACGGTGAAAAGGTCGCCGACGTCGACCTCGAGTTCGGCCCCGCCCATGACGGCGTCGTCCTCCAGGTCGGTAAGCGCCGCTTCCGCCGCCTGCGCTTCTGCGACGGAGCCTAACCGGGTCCCACCCCACCAGACGAGGGATCGCCATGAAGAAAACCCTGCTCATCCTGCTGCTGACCGCTTTGATCACCGCACCCGTCCTCGCCGAGGAGTTCTTCGACGAGCGCTACTTCCAGCTCTCCGTCGGCACCGTCTACCTGCCCTACCAGACCTCCATCGTCGTGGCCGACCTGGTGTCCAAGGAGATCCCCACCTACGAATTCATCGACCGTCACCTGCTGGCCTACTCCGCCCGGCTACAGTTCCCCATCCGCGAGTGGTTCAAGCTCGGCGTCCAGTTCGCCTGGTCCAAGGACACCTTCGCCTATGAGGACGAAGGCCGGATGGAAAGCGAGTTCGACCTCGATATCAAGCACTACTTCCTGGCCTTCCAGATGCCCATCTCCCTATTGCGCGGCGACTGGATCGACATCACCCTCAGCCCCTTCTTCGCCTACTACGGCGCCAGC comes from Candidatus Coatesbacteria bacterium and encodes:
- a CDS encoding tyrosine--tRNA ligase, whose protein sequence is MEHSLQEELDLLTFGLVDCLTAEELAERLKKARAAGKPLRVKYGADPSAPDIHLGHSVPLRKMRQFQDLGHHVDFVIGDFTGMIGDPTGRSKTRPPLTVDEVRANARTYEEQVFKILDPAQTTIRFNAQWNDALHFSDVIRLAATYTVAAMLERNDYRQRFEDGKPIYIHEFLYPLAQAYDSVQLKSDLEIGGTDQLFNFVTTREIMKRHDLEPEIVVTVPLLEGTDGVEKMSKSLGNYIGINEPPEQIYGKTMSIPDELIVRYFTLTTDVAPAKVRNLEREMSAGELNPRDAKARLARELVRLYHGRAAVAAAEEHFTKVVRRKQLPDEIGDYTVKQDENWICAVMKDIGFAKSNGEARRLIQQGAVRLDGEKVADVDLEFGPAHDGVVLQVGKRRFRRLRFCDGA